One window of the Emcibacter sp. genome contains the following:
- a CDS encoding xanthine dehydrogenase family protein molybdopterin-binding subunit: MNQITRRSILKGTAAGSLVLAAHSGGFNIIQAMAGEEKSLSPNLFVVIQPDGSVLITAHRSEMGQGSKTGLPQIVADELGADWTRVKVIQADGDERLGDQNTDGSRSVRWFYVKMREMGAMARLMMQRAAAREWGVDAAAVKVAGHKLSHGKKQMDFGAAATLAANDPVPSTDELTFKSEKDFTYIGKPVKIVDLPDMVTGKAMYGQDMKIDGMLYALIARPPVQGGKVKSFDASAALKVKGVVKVVEMPGVQVPTMFNIIGGVAVLASSTWAAMKGREALEIEWDNGGHGDNDSALLHKEMLETAKMPGSFTGRHDGDVDKALSEADRVVEASYQMPYYAHVPMEPPAALANVSADSAELWACVQDPQSVQDVVAATLGYFKTNDKGQPAPDRSKVTVHVTLLGGAFGRKSKADFCAEAAWLSKQTGKPVKVVWTREDDIRHDYYHAISAQHMKAGLDKEGKVTAWNHNTVFPTIMSIFNPVADQPSPMEMGMGQVDLPYDFPNIRMTAGKAKTNLRIGWLRSVANIHHGFAIGSFLDEVAHAAGQDPKDFLLDYLSPDRTVPVDDFPAKFNYGESGADYPFETARLTNVLKLAADGAGWGRKMPEGHGLGIACHYSFLTHIGVAVEVSVRDGKLAIPKVDIAVDCGRYINPDRVKSQMEGAVIFALSHALYSEITTESGEVQQSNFHDYLLTRMDMAPEVTVHLVDSSDKPRGVGEPGVPPVTAALCNAIFAATGKRIRKLPLGDQLES, translated from the coding sequence ATGAACCAGATAACACGACGTTCCATTCTGAAAGGAACTGCTGCCGGCAGTCTGGTGCTGGCGGCGCACAGCGGCGGGTTCAATATTATTCAGGCCATGGCAGGTGAGGAAAAATCCCTGTCGCCGAATCTGTTTGTGGTCATTCAACCGGACGGCAGTGTCCTGATCACCGCCCATCGCTCCGAAATGGGGCAGGGAAGCAAGACCGGCCTGCCGCAGATTGTGGCAGATGAGCTGGGCGCCGACTGGACCCGGGTGAAGGTCATCCAGGCCGATGGCGACGAACGGCTCGGCGACCAGAATACCGACGGTTCCCGTTCGGTGCGCTGGTTTTATGTCAAGATGCGTGAAATGGGGGCCATGGCCCGCCTGATGATGCAGCGCGCCGCGGCCCGTGAGTGGGGCGTTGATGCCGCCGCAGTCAAAGTGGCCGGCCATAAACTCAGCCACGGCAAGAAACAGATGGATTTTGGTGCGGCGGCAACGCTTGCGGCCAATGATCCGGTGCCGTCCACAGACGAACTGACCTTCAAGTCGGAAAAGGATTTCACCTATATCGGCAAACCGGTAAAAATCGTCGATTTGCCCGACATGGTGACCGGCAAGGCCATGTACGGCCAGGATATGAAGATCGACGGCATGCTCTATGCCCTGATCGCCCGTCCGCCGGTACAGGGCGGCAAGGTCAAAAGTTTTGATGCTTCTGCCGCCCTCAAGGTGAAAGGTGTGGTCAAGGTGGTTGAAATGCCGGGTGTCCAGGTGCCGACCATGTTCAATATAATTGGCGGTGTGGCGGTGCTGGCCAGCAGCACCTGGGCCGCCATGAAGGGGCGCGAGGCGCTGGAAATCGAATGGGATAACGGCGGCCACGGCGACAACGACAGTGCCCTGTTGCACAAGGAAATGCTGGAAACCGCAAAAATGCCGGGTAGCTTCACCGGTCGTCATGACGGCGATGTGGACAAGGCGCTGTCCGAGGCAGACCGGGTTGTCGAGGCAAGTTACCAGATGCCCTATTATGCCCATGTGCCGATGGAGCCGCCGGCGGCTCTGGCAAATGTTTCCGCCGACAGTGCGGAACTCTGGGCCTGTGTCCAGGATCCCCAGTCAGTTCAGGATGTGGTGGCGGCTACGCTCGGTTATTTCAAAACCAATGACAAGGGTCAGCCGGCGCCAGACCGGTCAAAGGTCACGGTGCATGTGACCCTGCTCGGCGGCGCCTTCGGTCGCAAGTCCAAGGCCGATTTCTGTGCCGAGGCCGCATGGCTGTCGAAACAGACCGGCAAACCGGTCAAAGTGGTCTGGACCCGGGAAGACGATATCCGTCATGACTATTACCATGCCATCAGCGCCCAGCATATGAAAGCGGGCCTGGACAAGGAAGGTAAAGTCACCGCCTGGAATCACAATACGGTGTTCCCGACCATAATGTCGATTTTCAATCCGGTCGCCGACCAGCCGTCTCCCATGGAAATGGGCATGGGGCAGGTGGACCTGCCTTATGATTTTCCCAATATACGGATGACCGCCGGCAAGGCAAAAACCAACCTGCGGATTGGCTGGCTGCGTTCTGTGGCCAATATCCATCACGGTTTTGCCATCGGCTCTTTCCTTGATGAGGTCGCCCATGCGGCAGGGCAGGACCCGAAGGATTTCCTGCTCGATTATCTGTCGCCGGACCGGACTGTTCCGGTGGATGATTTCCCGGCCAAATTCAATTACGGCGAAAGCGGTGCGGATTATCCATTCGAAACCGCCCGCCTGACAAACGTATTGAAACTGGCCGCCGACGGCGCCGGCTGGGGCCGCAAGATGCCCGAAGGCCACGGCTTGGGGATTGCCTGTCATTACAGCTTCCTGACCCATATCGGTGTGGCGGTCGAGGTCTCCGTCAGGGACGGCAAGCTTGCCATTCCGAAAGTGGACATCGCCGTTGATTGTGGTCGTTACATCAACCCGGACCGGGTCAAATCACAAATGGAAGGGGCGGTGATCTTCGCCCTGTCCCATGCGCTTTATTCGGAAATCACCACCGAGAGCGGGGAAGTGCAGCAGAGCAACTTCCATGATTATCTGCTGACCCGCATGGATATGGCGCCTGAGGTCACGGTGCATCTGGTCGACAGCAGCGACAAACCGCGCGGTGTGGGCGAGCCTGGCGTGCCGCCGGTAACCGCGGCGCTGTGCAATGCGATCTTTGCCGCCACCGGCAAACGCATCCGCAAACTGCCGCTGGGCGACCAGCTGGAAAGCTAA